One genomic region from Streptomyces sp. NBC_01304 encodes:
- a CDS encoding PadR family transcriptional regulator, with protein MAAKRRKLGNPLALTVLVQLTEKPMHPYEIAQTLRSRGKDASTKINYGSLYTVVQNLEKHGFVEVTGVQRQGNRPERTLYGITDAGRQEMVEWLSDLLAVPAREYPIFGTALADMGVIHPDEVVRLLTERLSALEVQAARGRGGLEKLLETLPRLFLVEVEHQLHMLDAEIAWVRGFLKEVEDGTLDGVQGWRTFHETGEVPPEFRDLEGDLEGPEEGVDPEM; from the coding sequence ATGGCGGCCAAGCGGCGCAAGCTGGGCAACCCGCTGGCCCTGACCGTGCTGGTGCAGCTCACCGAGAAGCCGATGCATCCGTACGAGATCGCGCAGACCCTGCGCAGTCGCGGCAAGGACGCGAGCACGAAGATCAATTACGGCTCGCTCTACACCGTCGTGCAGAACCTCGAAAAGCATGGCTTCGTCGAGGTCACAGGCGTGCAGCGGCAGGGCAACCGGCCGGAGCGCACCCTGTACGGGATCACCGACGCCGGCCGGCAGGAGATGGTCGAGTGGCTGTCCGACCTGCTGGCCGTGCCGGCCCGCGAGTACCCGATCTTCGGGACGGCGCTCGCGGACATGGGGGTCATCCACCCCGACGAGGTGGTCCGGCTGCTCACCGAGCGGCTGTCCGCGCTGGAAGTGCAGGCGGCCCGTGGGCGCGGTGGGCTCGAGAAGCTGCTCGAGACGCTGCCACGGCTCTTCCTCGTGGAGGTCGAGCACCAGCTGCACATGCTGGACGCGGAGATCGCCTGGGTCCGCGGCTTCCTCAAGGAGGTCGAGGACGGCACGCTCGACGGCGTGCAGGGGTGGCGCACCTTCCATGAGACCGGGGAAGTCCCGCCGGAATTCAGGGACTTGGAAGGCGACTTGGAAGGACCTGAAGAAGGCGTGGATCCCGAAATGTAG
- a CDS encoding ATP-binding cassette domain-containing protein — MSSRTSSVAPATRAAQAPAVEARDLIKTYPGDVTALSGMSLTVEPGTVFGLLGPNGAGKSTTVKILTTLARPDSGTATVAGHDALRHPDRVRRAIGVVAQKSGADPVATGAENLTLQGRLYGLRGRELTRRVDELLDRFDLVDAAKRQVKGYSGGMQRRLDVALGLVHRPEVLFLDEPTTGLDPEARTAMWDEIARLAGDEGLTILLTTHYLEEADRLAERIAIVDRGRVVVEGTPDALKGELRGDAVHLELRGSVGEAGRTLLEDALNELPGVYEVQLDGRRISVRAQDGAAAVPALLGALERAGVQVAAATVARPSLDDVYLRYAGRRFAEAEAADSFDSAELATAGGAR, encoded by the coding sequence ATGAGCTCACGCACGAGTTCCGTCGCGCCCGCGACGCGCGCCGCACAGGCGCCCGCAGTCGAGGCACGCGACCTGATCAAGACCTATCCCGGGGATGTCACCGCGCTCAGCGGCATGTCCCTCACCGTCGAGCCCGGCACGGTCTTCGGCCTGCTCGGCCCGAACGGCGCCGGCAAGTCCACCACCGTCAAGATCCTCACCACCCTGGCCCGGCCCGACAGCGGCACCGCCACCGTCGCCGGGCACGACGCCCTGCGCCACCCCGACCGGGTGCGCCGCGCCATCGGCGTCGTGGCCCAGAAGTCCGGGGCCGACCCCGTCGCCACCGGAGCTGAGAACCTCACGCTGCAGGGCAGGCTGTACGGCCTGCGCGGCCGGGAGCTGACCCGCCGCGTCGACGAACTGCTCGACCGCTTCGACCTGGTTGATGCCGCGAAGAGGCAGGTCAAGGGCTACTCCGGCGGGATGCAGCGCCGCCTCGACGTGGCGCTCGGCCTCGTCCACCGGCCCGAGGTGCTGTTCCTCGACGAGCCGACGACCGGGCTCGACCCCGAGGCGCGTACCGCCATGTGGGACGAGATCGCCCGGCTCGCCGGGGACGAGGGGCTCACCATCCTGCTCACCACCCACTACCTCGAAGAGGCCGACCGGCTCGCCGAACGCATCGCTATCGTCGACCGCGGCCGTGTCGTCGTCGAGGGAACCCCGGATGCCCTGAAGGGTGAACTGCGGGGAGACGCCGTCCACTTGGAGCTGCGGGGGTCCGTCGGCGAGGCCGGCCGCACCCTCCTCGAGGACGCCTTGAACGAGCTGCCCGGTGTGTACGAGGTGCAGCTCGACGGGCGCCGGATCAGCGTCCGGGCGCAGGACGGCGCGGCCGCCGTGCCCGCGCTGCTCGGGGCCCTGGAGCGGGCCGGCGTCCAGGTCGCCGCGGCCACCGTGGCCCGGCCCTCGCTCGACGACGTCTATCTGCGCTATGCGGGACGCCGGTTCGCCGAGGCCGAAGCGGCCGACTCCTTCGACAGTGCCGAGCTCGCCACCGCCGGAGGTGCCCGATGA
- a CDS encoding GNAT family N-acetyltransferase translates to MTTTPARIRRIEEHEGPEVAALWNRMAQEMPDGGPLPPGGEERIGRMLASCAWHHLAFCLVAVEGRAGGRIEDACGEAGRIVGYTSGTIDQGDGLLPPPEGEIECLYVVPEWRGRGIGQSLARAAVAHLWRSGVRSIGVYACIGAPEVQDYWRRLGFEAESVFMALYGAHGAGAG, encoded by the coding sequence ATGACCACAACACCCGCGCGGATCAGGCGGATCGAGGAGCACGAGGGGCCCGAGGTGGCCGCGCTCTGGAACCGCATGGCGCAGGAGATGCCGGACGGCGGACCGCTGCCGCCCGGAGGCGAGGAGCGCATCGGCCGCATGCTCGCGTCCTGTGCCTGGCACCACCTGGCGTTCTGCCTCGTGGCAGTCGAGGGACGCGCCGGCGGACGCATCGAGGACGCATGCGGCGAGGCCGGACGCATCGTCGGATACACGAGCGGCACGATCGACCAGGGCGACGGGCTGCTCCCGCCGCCGGAGGGCGAGATCGAGTGCCTGTACGTGGTGCCCGAGTGGCGTGGCCGTGGCATCGGGCAGAGCCTGGCCAGGGCGGCCGTCGCCCATCTGTGGCGGTCCGGGGTGCGCTCGATAGGGGTGTACGCCTGCATCGGAGCGCCCGAAGTCCAGGACTACTGGCGGAGGTTGGGATTCGAGGCCGAGTCGGTGTTCATGGCGCTGTACGGGGCTCACGGGGCGGGGGCGGGCTGA
- a CDS encoding quaternary amine ABC transporter ATP-binding protein — protein sequence MSRLQAEHLYKVFGRRPDDAVRKLEGGADRDELRAEGTTAAVIDASFTVEPGEIFVVMGLSGSGKSTLLRMLNGLLEPTAGRVLFDGEDITHLSARDLREVRSKKISMVFQHFALFPHRSVLENAAYGLEVQGVPKAERLKRATEALELCGLKGWEKSWPDELSGGMQQRVGLARALATDADLLLMDESFSALDPLIRRDMQDQLLELQKTLKKTIVFITHDLNEAMRLGDQIAVMRDGRIVQTGTGEDILVRPANDYVRRFVEDVDRARVLTAGSIMEKAAGDELDTTKDGEEPASVTAETPVVDLFASFAEDGVAEIAVTDEGGDLIGVVQRDSMLAALSDEAQLDDSDVQAETDASPEDAVPAQRSDAEAVKTDA from the coding sequence ATGTCCAGGCTCCAGGCGGAGCACCTGTACAAGGTGTTCGGCAGACGACCCGATGACGCGGTACGCAAGCTCGAAGGCGGCGCCGACCGCGACGAGCTGCGCGCCGAAGGCACCACGGCCGCGGTGATCGACGCCTCGTTCACCGTGGAGCCAGGTGAGATCTTCGTCGTCATGGGTCTGTCCGGCTCCGGAAAGTCGACGCTCCTGCGCATGCTCAACGGGCTCCTCGAGCCGACCGCGGGCCGCGTTCTGTTCGACGGTGAGGACATCACCCACCTCAGCGCCCGTGACCTGCGCGAGGTCCGCTCCAAGAAGATCAGCATGGTCTTCCAGCACTTCGCGCTCTTCCCGCACCGCAGCGTCCTCGAGAACGCCGCCTACGGCCTCGAGGTCCAGGGCGTGCCCAAGGCCGAGCGCCTGAAGCGGGCCACCGAGGCCCTGGAGCTGTGCGGCCTCAAGGGCTGGGAGAAGTCCTGGCCCGACGAGCTGTCCGGCGGCATGCAGCAGCGCGTGGGCCTGGCCCGCGCGCTCGCCACCGACGCCGACCTGCTCCTCATGGACGAGTCCTTCAGCGCGCTCGACCCGCTGATCCGCCGCGACATGCAGGACCAGCTCCTCGAACTGCAGAAGACCCTGAAGAAGACCATCGTCTTCATCACCCACGACCTCAACGAGGCCATGCGCCTGGGCGACCAGATCGCCGTCATGCGCGACGGCCGCATCGTCCAGACCGGCACCGGCGAGGACATCCTCGTCCGCCCGGCCAATGACTACGTGCGCCGCTTCGTCGAGGACGTCGACCGCGCCCGGGTGCTCACCGCCGGCTCGATCATGGAGAAGGCGGCCGGCGACGAGCTGGACACCACCAAGGACGGCGAGGAACCCGCCTCCGTCACCGCCGAGACCCCGGTGGTCGACCTGTTCGCGTCGTTCGCCGAGGACGGCGTCGCCGAGATCGCCGTCACCGACGAGGGCGGCGACCTGATCGGCGTCGTCCAGCGCGACAGCATGCTCGCGGCCCTCTCCGACGAGGCGCAGCTCGACGACAGCGACGTACAGGCAGAGACCGACGCCTCCCCGGAGGACGCCGTCCCGGCCCAGCGCAGCGACGCCGAGGCGGTGAAGACCGATGCCTAG
- a CDS encoding 5'-3' exonuclease, whose translation MLLDTASLYYRAYFGVPDSIKGPDGTPINAVRGLLDFIDRLVKDHRPDELVACWDNDWRPQWRVDLIPSYKAHRVAEEVEDGPDAEETPDTLSPQVPIIEDVLDALGIARIGADGYEADDVIGTLTHQARGPVDIVTGDRDLYQLVDDKRGIRILYPLKGVASLQLTDEAWLREKYAVDGPGYVDLALLRGDPSDGLPGVPGIGEKTAAKLLDQYGDLAGIMAAVDDPGSKLTPSQRRRLDESRAYVAVAPKVVRVATDVPVPDVDFALPHEPLDPAAVEELAARWGLGGSLKRLLTTLQG comes from the coding sequence ATGCTTCTGGACACCGCCTCCCTCTACTACCGGGCCTATTTCGGGGTCCCGGACTCGATCAAGGGACCGGACGGCACACCGATCAACGCGGTGCGCGGTCTGCTCGACTTCATCGACCGCCTGGTGAAGGACCACCGGCCGGACGAACTGGTGGCCTGCTGGGACAACGACTGGCGCCCCCAGTGGCGGGTGGACCTGATCCCCTCGTACAAGGCGCACCGGGTCGCCGAGGAGGTCGAGGACGGACCGGACGCGGAGGAGACGCCGGACACGCTCTCGCCTCAGGTGCCGATCATCGAGGACGTCCTGGACGCGCTCGGCATCGCCCGCATCGGGGCGGACGGCTACGAGGCGGACGACGTCATCGGCACGCTCACGCACCAGGCCCGCGGCCCGGTCGACATCGTCACCGGCGACCGGGACCTCTACCAGCTGGTCGACGACAAGCGCGGCATCCGCATCCTCTACCCCCTCAAGGGCGTGGCCTCCCTGCAGCTCACGGACGAGGCGTGGCTGCGGGAGAAGTACGCGGTGGACGGGCCCGGCTATGTGGACCTGGCCCTGCTGCGCGGCGACCCGAGCGACGGGCTGCCGGGCGTGCCGGGCATCGGCGAGAAGACGGCGGCCAAGCTGCTGGACCAGTACGGCGATCTGGCCGGGATCATGGCGGCGGTCGACGACCCCGGGTCGAAGCTGACGCCGTCGCAGCGCCGACGGCTCGACGAGTCACGGGCGTACGTCGCCGTGGCACCGAAGGTCGTCCGGGTCGCCACCGATGTACCGGTGCCGGACGTCGACTTCGCCCTCCCCCACGAGCCGTTGGACCCGGCGGCAGTCGAGGAGCTGGCGGCGCGGTGGGGTCTTGGCGGATCGCTGAAGCGGCTGCTGACCACCCTGCAGGGCTGA
- a CDS encoding siderophore-interacting protein produces MAERPARKAPQMYVAQVIRTERLTPHMQRVVLGGEGLAEFSAGSCTDHYIKLLFPAEGVTYPEPFDIQQIRADFPRDQWPVTRTYTVRGWDPELRELAVDFVVHGDAGLAGPWAAAVQPGETVRFLGPGGGYAPEADADWHLLAGDESALPAIAASLERLPAGAKAHAFVEVEGLEEEQKVTSPDGVGIVYLHRGDRPVGEALLEAVRGLDFPAGDVQAFVHGEAGFVKQLRHHLRIEREIPRERLSISGYWRLGHNEDGWQSSKREWNAQVEAEQEASPAA; encoded by the coding sequence GTGGCAGAACGTCCGGCTCGCAAGGCACCGCAGATGTATGTCGCCCAGGTGATCCGCACCGAACGGCTCACCCCGCACATGCAGCGCGTGGTGCTCGGCGGCGAGGGCCTTGCCGAGTTCAGCGCGGGCAGCTGCACGGACCACTACATCAAGCTGCTGTTCCCGGCCGAGGGCGTGACCTACCCGGAGCCGTTCGACATCCAGCAGATCCGTGCCGACTTCCCGCGCGACCAGTGGCCCGTGACGCGTACGTACACGGTGCGCGGCTGGGACCCCGAACTGCGCGAACTGGCCGTCGACTTCGTGGTGCACGGCGACGCGGGCCTGGCCGGTCCGTGGGCCGCCGCGGTGCAGCCGGGCGAGACGGTCCGCTTCCTCGGCCCGGGCGGCGGTTACGCCCCCGAGGCCGACGCCGACTGGCATCTCCTGGCCGGCGACGAGAGCGCCCTGCCCGCGATCGCGGCCTCGCTGGAGCGGCTCCCGGCCGGCGCGAAGGCACACGCCTTCGTGGAGGTCGAGGGCCTTGAGGAGGAGCAGAAGGTCACCTCGCCGGACGGCGTGGGCATCGTCTATCTGCACCGCGGCGACCGCCCGGTGGGCGAGGCCCTGTTGGAGGCCGTGCGCGGCCTGGACTTCCCGGCGGGCGACGTGCAGGCCTTCGTGCACGGCGAGGCGGGCTTCGTGAAACAGCTGCGCCACCACCTGCGGATCGAGCGCGAGATCCCGCGCGAGCGCCTGTCGATCTCCGGCTACTGGCGGCTCGGCCACAACGAGGACGGCTGGCAGTCGTCCAAGCGTGAGTGGAACGCCCAGGTGGAGGCGGAGCAGGAGGCGTCCCCCGCCGCATAG
- a CDS encoding RluA family pseudouridine synthase, translating to MPRRKPRIPPSPLPQRQGIDPVHLKLPLDGDWATVGDHLRDRLSVPAEVLEAMLLGGEIVTADGSPVAPDTPYAPGAHLWFHRELRPEVPVPFAIDVVYRDEHLLVVDKPHFLATMPRGSHVAETALARLRRDLGIPELGPAHRLDRLTAGLVMFTVRRTDRGAYQSLFSDRRVHKEYEAVAAYEPTLALPVTVCSRIEKVRGVIAAYEIPGEPNSESRVELVEHRAGLGRYRLLPRTGRTHQLRVHMNALGVPILGDPVYPDVADPAPDDFSRPLQLLARSLEFRDPVTGIEHRFASRRTLQAWSSYEQWAGPTAA from the coding sequence ATGCCCCGACGCAAGCCCCGGATCCCGCCCTCTCCCCTGCCGCAGCGGCAGGGGATCGATCCCGTACACCTCAAGCTCCCGCTCGACGGCGACTGGGCGACCGTGGGTGATCATCTTCGGGACCGGCTGTCGGTGCCCGCGGAGGTCCTCGAGGCGATGCTGCTCGGCGGCGAGATCGTCACGGCGGACGGGTCGCCGGTGGCGCCGGACACGCCCTACGCGCCCGGCGCCCACCTGTGGTTCCACCGGGAACTGCGGCCCGAGGTGCCCGTGCCGTTCGCGATCGACGTCGTGTACCGGGACGAGCATCTGCTGGTCGTCGACAAGCCGCACTTCCTCGCCACCATGCCCCGCGGCAGCCACGTCGCCGAGACCGCGCTGGCCCGGCTGCGGCGGGATCTCGGCATCCCCGAACTGGGGCCCGCACACCGGCTCGACCGGCTCACTGCCGGACTGGTGATGTTCACGGTGCGACGCACCGATCGTGGCGCGTATCAGTCGCTGTTCAGCGACCGGCGGGTGCACAAGGAGTACGAGGCGGTGGCGGCGTACGAGCCGACGCTCGCCCTCCCCGTCACCGTATGCAGCCGCATCGAGAAGGTACGCGGTGTGATCGCCGCGTACGAGATCCCCGGCGAGCCGAACAGCGAGAGCCGCGTCGAGCTCGTCGAGCACCGCGCCGGGCTCGGCCGCTACCGTCTGCTCCCCCGCACCGGCCGCACCCACCAGCTGCGCGTGCACATGAATGCCCTGGGCGTCCCGATCCTCGGCGACCCCGTCTACCCCGACGTCGCCGACCCCGCACCCGACGACTTCTCCCGGCCGCTCCAACTCCTCGCCCGTTCCCTGGAGTTCAGGGACCCGGTCACCGGCATCGAGCACCGTTTCGCCAGCCGGCGCACTCTGCAGGCCTGGTCGTCGTACGAGCAGTGGGCGGGCCCCACGGCCGCCTGA
- a CDS encoding helix-turn-helix domain-containing protein — translation MDDKESVRVGVAIRRRRRALSLTLAAVSGRSGLSVPFLSQIENERARPSSNSLERVADALGTTAVELLSAADAERIVEVVRADHSDNPPGTRNLIKGQHQLHALEFLGDHDSGREFQHRNDELMYVAEGAVEVEADGTAYRLARGDSLFLSGGVRHRWRAAVPDTRVLIVAVAEHIKAEPE, via the coding sequence ATGGACGACAAGGAATCCGTCCGGGTCGGCGTGGCCATCCGGCGCCGCCGCCGGGCGCTGAGCCTGACGCTCGCCGCGGTCTCCGGGCGCAGCGGCCTGTCCGTGCCCTTCCTGAGCCAGATCGAGAACGAACGCGCGCGGCCCAGCAGCAACTCCCTGGAGCGCGTGGCCGACGCCCTCGGCACCACCGCCGTCGAGCTGCTCTCCGCCGCGGACGCCGAGCGTATCGTCGAGGTGGTGCGCGCCGACCACTCGGACAACCCGCCGGGCACCAGGAACCTCATCAAGGGCCAGCACCAGCTGCACGCCCTGGAGTTCCTCGGCGACCACGACTCGGGCCGTGAATTCCAGCACCGCAACGACGAGTTGATGTACGTCGCCGAAGGCGCCGTCGAGGTCGAGGCGGACGGCACCGCCTACCGCCTGGCGCGTGGCGACTCGCTGTTCCTGTCCGGCGGAGTGCGCCACCGCTGGCGGGCCGCCGTGCCCGACACCCGCGTGCTGATCGTGGCGGTCGCCGAGCACATCAAGGCCGAGCCGGAGTGA
- a CDS encoding ABC transporter permease/substrate binding protein, protein MPRIEFGSWVETGVKWLQNHLNWLFDVINSVLSGMYDAVDAVLSSGHPLLIAGIFAVVAVWLRGLLPGVLAFVGFALIDSLELWDQAMATLSLVTVAAVITLVIAVPLGIWAARSKRVSSVVRPVLDVMQTMPAFVYLIPGVMFFGVGVTPGIIATIVFAMPPGVRMTELGIRQVDGELVEAAEAFGTTPRHTLMKLQLPLALPTIMAGVNQVIMLALSMVVIGGMAGAGGLGEQVYSAITQLKVGLAAESGIAVVILAMYLDRMTGALNLRVSPLGRRAAAKAAAAAGRLKFLHYKPATAVAGVGVVVLALIAGGMNFAQSNDSSAAAGTDVGKGKQINMGYIPWDEGIASTYLWKELLEQRGYTTDVKQLDPGPLYSGVARGDIDFQTDSWLPTTHKDYWDKNAADLEDLGSWYGPTSLELTVPSYVKGIDSLADLKGRGKEFNGKIIGIESGAGMMKTLNEKVLKEYGLEGEYKVVSSSTSSMLAELNKSIAKKEPVVVTLWSPHWVYGKNDLKKLKDPKGAWGKGEQIHTVAHKGFSKKDPTVAKWLKDFKLDEKQLTSLENEIKAAGEGKEQDGVRAWLKKNPGLADKLAPVPGGAKKQGKDAGKAVNLGYFPWDEAIATTYLWDNILEDRGYKPNVKQLDPGPLYTALAQGQMDVQFDSWLPNTHKEYWDQYKDQLTDVGSWYGPTSLELTVPSYMKDINSLADLKGKGKQFKGKIIGIEASAGMMKTLNEKVLKEYGLDGEYEVVSSSTSSMLAELDRSIQKKEPVVVTLWSPHWAYGKYDLKKLKDDKGAWGKGDLIHTVGKKDFAKDFPEFNGWLKNFKLTEEQLASLEVEVQKGGAGKEKESARRWMDANPDVIDKIAPVTG, encoded by the coding sequence ATGCCTAGGATCGAATTCGGCTCCTGGGTGGAGACCGGGGTCAAGTGGCTCCAGAACCACCTCAACTGGCTGTTCGACGTCATCAACTCGGTGCTCAGCGGCATGTACGACGCCGTCGACGCCGTGCTCAGCAGCGGTCACCCGCTCCTGATCGCGGGCATCTTCGCGGTCGTCGCCGTCTGGCTGCGCGGATTGCTCCCCGGCGTGCTGGCCTTCGTGGGCTTCGCCCTGATCGACTCGCTCGAGCTGTGGGACCAGGCGATGGCCACGCTGTCGCTGGTCACGGTCGCCGCGGTGATCACGCTGGTGATCGCGGTGCCGCTCGGCATCTGGGCCGCGCGGAGCAAGCGCGTCTCCTCCGTCGTACGTCCCGTCCTGGACGTCATGCAGACCATGCCGGCGTTCGTGTACCTGATCCCCGGCGTCATGTTCTTCGGCGTCGGCGTCACGCCCGGCATCATCGCCACCATCGTCTTCGCGATGCCGCCCGGCGTGCGCATGACCGAGCTCGGCATCCGTCAGGTCGACGGTGAACTGGTCGAGGCCGCCGAGGCGTTCGGCACCACCCCGCGGCACACCCTGATGAAGCTGCAGCTGCCGCTCGCGCTGCCCACCATCATGGCGGGCGTCAACCAGGTCATCATGCTCGCGCTCTCCATGGTCGTCATCGGCGGCATGGCCGGCGCCGGCGGCCTCGGTGAGCAGGTCTACTCCGCGATCACCCAGCTCAAGGTCGGCCTCGCCGCCGAGAGCGGTATCGCCGTGGTCATCCTTGCCATGTACCTGGACCGCATGACCGGCGCCCTCAACCTGCGGGTCTCCCCGCTGGGCCGGCGCGCCGCCGCCAAGGCCGCGGCCGCCGCCGGGCGCCTGAAGTTCCTGCACTACAAGCCGGCCACCGCCGTCGCGGGCGTCGGCGTGGTGGTCCTCGCGCTGATCGCGGGCGGCATGAACTTCGCGCAGTCCAACGACAGCAGCGCCGCCGCCGGCACCGACGTCGGCAAGGGCAAGCAGATCAACATGGGCTACATCCCGTGGGACGAGGGCATCGCGTCCACGTACCTCTGGAAGGAGCTCCTGGAGCAGCGCGGCTACACCACCGACGTCAAGCAGCTCGACCCCGGCCCGCTCTACTCCGGCGTGGCCCGCGGCGACATCGACTTCCAGACCGACTCCTGGCTGCCCACCACGCACAAGGACTACTGGGACAAGAACGCCGCCGACCTCGAGGACCTCGGCTCCTGGTACGGGCCGACCTCCCTCGAGCTGACGGTGCCCTCGTACGTCAAGGGCATCGACTCCCTGGCCGACCTCAAGGGCAGGGGCAAGGAGTTCAACGGCAAGATCATCGGCATTGAGTCCGGCGCCGGAATGATGAAGACCCTCAACGAGAAGGTCCTCAAGGAGTACGGCCTGGAGGGCGAGTACAAGGTCGTCTCGTCCAGCACCTCCTCAATGCTCGCCGAGCTGAACAAGTCGATCGCCAAGAAGGAACCGGTCGTCGTCACGCTCTGGTCCCCGCACTGGGTCTACGGCAAGAACGACCTGAAGAAGCTCAAGGACCCGAAGGGTGCCTGGGGCAAGGGCGAGCAGATCCACACCGTCGCGCACAAGGGCTTCTCCAAGAAGGACCCGACCGTCGCGAAGTGGCTGAAGGACTTCAAGCTCGACGAGAAGCAGCTGACCAGCCTGGAGAACGAGATCAAGGCGGCCGGCGAGGGCAAGGAGCAGGACGGCGTCCGCGCCTGGCTCAAGAAGAACCCTGGCCTTGCCGACAAGCTCGCCCCGGTCCCCGGCGGCGCCAAGAAGCAGGGCAAGGACGCGGGCAAGGCCGTGAACCTCGGGTACTTCCCGTGGGACGAAGCCATCGCCACGACCTACCTCTGGGACAACATCCTGGAGGACCGCGGCTACAAGCCCAACGTCAAGCAGCTCGACCCGGGCCCGCTCTACACGGCGCTCGCCCAGGGCCAGATGGACGTCCAGTTCGACTCCTGGCTGCCGAACACGCACAAGGAGTACTGGGACCAGTACAAGGACCAGCTCACCGATGTGGGCTCCTGGTACGGGCCGACCTCGCTCGAACTCACGGTGCCCTCGTACATGAAGGACATCAACTCCCTCGCCGACCTCAAGGGCAAGGGCAAGCAGTTCAAGGGCAAGATCATCGGCATTGAGGCCAGTGCCGGAATGATGAAGACCCTGAACGAGAAGGTCCTCAAGGAGTACGGCCTGGACGGCGAGTACGAGGTCGTCTCCTCGTCCACCTCCTCGATGCTGGCCGAGCTCGACCGCTCGATCCAGAAGAAGGAGCCGGTCGTGGTGACGCTCTGGTCGCCGCACTGGGCGTACGGCAAGTACGACCTGAAGAAGCTCAAGGACGACAAGGGCGCCTGGGGCAAGGGCGACCTGATCCACACGGTGGGCAAGAAGGACTTCGCCAAGGACTTCCCGGAGTTCAACGGCTGGCTGAAGAACTTCAAGCTCACCGAGGAGCAGCTGGCCTCGCTCGAGGTGGAGGTCCAGAAGGGCGGTGCGGGCAAGGAGAAGGAGTCCGCGCGGCGTTGGATGGACGCCAACCCGGATGTGATCGACAAGATCGCGCCGGTCACCGGCTGA
- a CDS encoding ADP-ribosylglycohydrolase family protein has protein sequence MGVPLEGQTNSSAPPNIASDGTAVLHGLGPGPAEPQDPLTLTTAAAALPEAPSHRARRATFAETSHLDHATDFNGAVWPCLGSALWALRTTRTYEEALSAAIDLGGDTDTVAAVTGGLAGAVHGAGAIPARWTEPLHLPLPGFGDRVLRHAELTALARALAAADPDASGS, from the coding sequence ATGGGCGTACCACTCGAGGGGCAAACGAACAGCTCCGCGCCACCGAACATCGCTTCGGACGGGACCGCGGTCCTCCATGGGCTGGGGCCGGGCCCCGCTGAACCGCAGGATCCCCTGACCCTGACCACCGCGGCGGCAGCGCTGCCCGAGGCCCCCTCTCACCGGGCACGCCGGGCCACCTTCGCAGAGACGTCGCACCTGGACCACGCGACAGACTTCAACGGCGCGGTCTGGCCCTGCCTAGGCTCCGCCCTCTGGGCGCTGCGTACGACACGTACGTACGAGGAAGCCCTCTCCGCCGCCATCGACCTGGGCGGCGACACGGACACCGTGGCCGCGGTGACCGGCGGCCTCGCCGGCGCGGTCCACGGTGCCGGCGCGATCCCCGCTCGCTGGACGGAGCCCTTGCACCTGCCTCTGCCCGGCTTCGGCGACCGGGTACTGCGACACGCGGAACTGACCGCCCTGGCCAGGGCGCTGGCAGCGGCCGACCCGGACGCATCCGGGTCCTGA
- a CDS encoding ABC transporter permease, whose translation MSGDVLTTQQETAGRAPHKAHVLAQNWYLTQRQLMAVVRQPAYLVMMLIQPAIWLFLFGNLFKKVVELGGFGTTTYLDYLVPGIVVMSALNSSMWAGMGTLEEIERGTLNRFLTTPVSRGALMNANVVQNGVSTALQSVIIVLLGKLGGADYPGGIGGLAILIVASVLLGAIFGALSNAMGMLVRQRESIIGINTFLMLPLTFLSSAFMAPAQMPGWMQAIADWNPVNWAMVAGRSAMSDSPAWGDVLSRGGGLLALTVASVWLSTRTFRSYQKSV comes from the coding sequence ATGAGTGGCGACGTACTCACGACGCAGCAGGAGACAGCGGGGCGCGCGCCGCACAAGGCCCATGTCCTCGCGCAGAACTGGTACTTGACGCAGCGCCAGCTGATGGCGGTCGTCCGGCAGCCCGCGTACCTCGTGATGATGCTCATCCAGCCCGCGATCTGGCTGTTCCTGTTCGGCAACCTCTTCAAGAAGGTCGTCGAGCTCGGCGGCTTCGGGACCACCACGTATCTGGACTACCTGGTGCCGGGCATCGTCGTGATGAGCGCGCTCAACTCCTCGATGTGGGCCGGGATGGGCACGCTGGAGGAGATCGAGCGCGGCACCCTCAACCGCTTCCTCACCACGCCCGTCAGCCGGGGCGCACTGATGAACGCGAACGTCGTGCAGAACGGCGTCAGCACTGCCCTGCAGTCCGTGATCATCGTGCTGCTCGGCAAGCTCGGCGGTGCCGACTACCCGGGCGGCATCGGCGGGTTGGCGATCCTGATCGTCGCCTCGGTGCTCCTCGGCGCGATCTTCGGGGCACTGTCCAACGCCATGGGCATGCTGGTGCGCCAGCGCGAGTCGATCATCGGCATCAATACGTTCCTGATGCTGCCGCTGACCTTCCTGTCGTCCGCGTTCATGGCGCCGGCGCAGATGCCCGGCTGGATGCAGGCGATAGCCGACTGGAACCCGGTCAACTGGGCGATGGTCGCGGGCCGTTCGGCCATGTCCGACAGCCCGGCCTGGGGCGATGTGCTCAGCCGGGGCGGCGGGCTGCTCGCCCTGACGGTCGCCTCGGTGTGGCTGTCGACCCGGACGTTCCGCTCGTACCAGAAGTCGGTGTAA